The genomic interval CTGCGCTTCATCGACCTTCTTTTGCGCTTCCGCCCGGACGGCCTGCACGCGTTCAACAGTCTGGTTTACGCGCGTTTGCGCGTCCGTCTGGCTGATGTTTGTGCGGGCAGCGACCTGATTGGCAAGCCATGTCTTGTCGGCATCGGATATCTCACCGGTTGCGAGCAGATTGCCGAGGATGCCGCTGATCTGGCGCTGATAGTCGCCGGCGCTCTGGTCACCCGTCAGAGGGGCAGCGGGCGCATCGGTTCTCAAAAGACTATCCGTGAAATAGTCGATTGGATTGGCTTTCAGGCCCTGCGGCAGCATTTGTTCGATGCTGGGTGCTGCAGCCTGACCGGCGCCTTGCGCCAGACCACCTGCTGCGCTGCCAGCGCCGGAAATGATGCCACCCGCCAGTTGGCCAGCACCCTGAACGGCACCACCGACCGCGGAACCCGTTGCCTCAACGGCGGTCTGCGCCACGCTGCCGACAGCCTTGGCACCACCGGACAGCACGCCGAGCGCGAGAAACGCGGAAACGACTGTTCCGAGCCCCCATACGACCAGGCCATTCACACCATCGCGGACGGTGAGTTCGTTCCTGTCGGCAGCGCCGGCAGGCCGGCGCATGCGGCCGGCAATATAGCCACCCAGCATGTAGGAGCCGACCATGGAAATGATGACGAAGAGCGCGGTTATGATCAGCCAGACTGTGCTGACCTCGCCACCATTGTCCGCCGAGATTGAACTCAGGCCCAGGCCGCCCGCAAATGCGGTGAGAATAGCCATGGCGCCCGAGGAAATGACGGCACCGGCGAAAATTGCTGGCCAATCCACATAGCTGCGGTTTGGGTTCGTTTCGATACCCGTTGGATCAACCATCAGCGTAGCCCCAACAATGAGAGGATGAACAGGACGACGACGACGAGGCCGACTAGATAGATGATGGAATTCATGCGATCTCCTCCGAATGGACGATCAATCCTCCGCATAGCGGCGATTATATGCAGTGAGACATGCGAGCTGATTGCTCCTTCACCAAACTCGCCGCGCTCCAAAAAGTTTCACGACTTCTCGTTGCTTCGGAACGATTTTGCGCAATTCCCCCCGGCGAGGTGACGAAAGAAATGTGCTCTTGGTCGCCAAAGAGACGTCGCCGAACGCAGGCAAGCAGCATGACCAGCCAGACACAAGCCACCCGAACCAGATTGCGACGCAAGGAGATATACCATGTCTGCAATCGATCGAATTGGCTCCACCGCCTCGCTTTACATACGCCCGCGGCCACAGGACGTTTCCGAGGCCGTGTCCGATCCCACACCCGAACGTTCGGCATCGTTGATCGGAGGGGGCGCCGCGCCTTCGCTCTCCTCCAATCTTGCCAACGCACTCTGGTCGCTCCGGGGGCAAGAGGGCGGAATAGAAGAAACGCCGCTTGAGGGCGGCGGCACGGGCTCCGATGAGGACGAGCTTAGCCGCTGGGCAAATATGAGCCTTGGTGAGAAAATCCGGGCCCAATATCTGGAGGCGCGGGGATTGTCCGAAGGCGACCTTGCCGCCATGCCGCCCGACGAAAGGAAGGCAATAGAGGACGAGATCCAGAAGGCGATAAGGGTCGCGATGGAAGCTCCAAAAGACGATGATGCGAGCGTGCTCGCGGGCCTTTAAGCGTGACATGCCTCCGGGGGCACTGCGCAGCGCTACGATCTGATACATAAATGCGGGTTTCAGGAAACATGTCAGATACCTGCAGGGCAGATCATTGCCTGATCTATTTCGGATCAGGCAGGATTTCCCATGAAAAGGCAGATTTTCTTCGCCGTCGCCCTATCGGGTGCGGCAGCAGGTTTTGGAACCGTTTATTCGAGCTCAGCGGACACGCCGCCGGTACTTGCCTCTCCCATCTATGGTGTCACGCTTCCTGAAGGATATCGTGACTGGAAGTTCATCGCGCCCGCGCAGGAAGCGCCGCCGCTGGACGAGCTTCGCGCGGTTCTGGCAAACGATGTCGCATTCGACGCCTACAAGAGCGGAACCCTGCCCTTCCCCGACGGCTCGATACTGGTGAAGTTCGCCTATAAGCGGCAGCAATCCACGGAGTTTCCGCCGGCCACGGTTCCGGGCGCGGCGACCACAGTGCAGGTGATGGTTAAAGACTCCAAGAAATATGCCGCCAGCCACGGCTGGGGCTTCGGGCGGTTTGTCAACGGCAAGCCGGTGGATGCCGCCCAGCACGAGACGTGCCTCTCCTGCCACGAGGGCAACGTCAAGGACCATGATTTCGTCTTCACGCGATATGCACCGTAACCGATGCCGGGGCTCGGGCGATTTCGCCTTCGCGACTGTTCGCCGAACGGCGGCCTCTACACTCGATTACAAATTCACCGAAGCCCGGACACATCAGGGATACGTGAGGCCGAGAGATTGGCGCCATCGCCGGGTCGCCTTCGCCGCCCGGAGCCGCGAACCCAAGCCTGAAAGGACAAGATGATGACGTTTCTGGTCATTGCCTATCTCGGAGGGGCGCTGACAATTCTCAGCCCCTGTATCCTGCCCATCCTTCCCTTCGTTTTTGCGCGGGCGGGGCAACCCTTCCTGCGCAGCACGTTGCCCCTGCTTACGGGAATGGCGGCAACCTTTTGCGCCGTCGCGACGCTGGCGGCGGTGGGCGGCAGCTGGGCAATCAGCGCCAATGAATATGGCCGGCTCGCGGCTCTTGCGCTGCTTGCTATCTTTGGTGTCGGCCTGATTTCGCCCCGCGCGGCCAGCATCATCACCCGTCCGGTCGTCGAACTCGGTAACCGGCTCGCCAATGCCGCCGGCAAGCCAGGGTCAGTACCGACGATTGCGGGCTCGCTGATACTCGGCATCGCCACCGGCCTTTTGTGGGCACCCTGCGCGGGACCAATCCTCGGGCTTGTCCTGACGGGGGCGGCCCTGAAGGGGGCCAATCTGGAAACGAGCCTGCTGCTTGCCGCCTATGCCGCCGGGGCAGCGACATCCCTTGCCGTTGCCATCCTCATCGGCGGTCGGGTATTTGCGGGTATGAAGCGGTCTCTGGGTTTTAGCGAGCGGATCCGCCAAGTGCTTGGCGCGGCGGTGCTTGCCGGCGTCACGGTCATCGCGCTCGGTCTGGATACGGGTTTCCTGTCGCAGATTTCCTATGCGAGCACGGCATCCTTCGAACAGCAGGTGCTCGATCGGCTCCACACCGCCAAAGCGCCTGAAGCGGCGACGGCGGCGGGTGCCAGCGCCAGCGCTACCGCGGCCCGGTCAGAGCTGCCGGTTGAGGGCAAGGCTCCATCCCTCGACGGCGCCGTCGAGTGGCTCAATTCCCCGCCGCTCACGCGCGAGCAATTGCGTGGCAAGGTCGTCCTCATCGACTTCTGGACTTATTCCTGCATCAACTGCATCCGCACCATTCCCTATGTGCGGGCCTGGGCAGACAAATACCGCGATCAGGGCCTCGTCGTCATCGGTGTCCACGCCCCCGAATTCGCCTTTGAAAAGAAGATCGACAATGTCAGGCAGGCCGTCGCCGGCTTCAAGATCGATTACCCGGTGGCAATCGATAATGATTACAAGATCTGGCGCGCCTTTGATAACAACTACTGGCCGGCGCATTACCTGATCGATGCCAAGGGCCAGATTCGCTATCACCATTTCGGCGAAGGCAATTATCGGCAGACCGAAGAGGCGATCCAGGACCTGCTGCGTGAAGCCGGCAGTAGCGCTTCCTCCAGTGCACCGGTGAGCCCGGAGGCGACAGGGGCTGAAGCAGGTGCGGATATCGGGCACATGCGCTCCGGCGAAACCTATATCGGCTACCGACAGGCTGAGAATTTTGCATCCAACGAGGCGGTGCGCGCGGACACGCCGCGCGACTACTCCGTCACGACGCCTTCCCTCAACGAATGGGGACTTTCCGGTACCTGGACGGTTGGCGCGGAAGCGGCCACACTTGATGCGGCTGATGGCGGCATCACTTATCGCTTCAGCGCCCGTGACCTGCATCTGGTCCTTGGGCCGGCAAGCGCCGGAAAACCGGTTCGTTTCCAGGTCACCATCGATGGGCATCCGCCGGGTGCGGATCACGGCGCCGACACGGACGCCGAAGGCAACGGCGTTGTCACCTCAACCCGTCTTTACCAGCTCGTCCGCCAGTCCGGCACCGTCGAAGCGAGAACCTTTGCCATCCGCTTCCTCGACCCCGGCGTGCAGGCCTATGCCTTCACGTTCGGCTGAACCTGCATTTTCCTTCCCTTTCACATTAAACCAAAGGAAAAACATGATGCACCGTCGTCTCATGCCAAAATTCGCGCTTGCCGTCGCAACCGCACTGATCGCTTTTGCCGCGCAGGCGGCAGAGGTGAAGAATATCGTCATAGTCCATGGCGCGCTGGCCGATGGTTCGGCCTGGCGCCGGACGACAGAGATTCTTCAAAGTCGCGGTTTCAACGTCACGATCGTGCAGGAGCCCATCACCTCGCTTGCCGATGATGTGGCGGCCACCAACCGTGTCCTCGATCTCCAGCAGGGCCCGAGCCTGCTCGTCGGGCACAGCTACGGCGGCATGGTGATTTCGGAAGCCGGCAATCGACCGGACGTGGCCGGGCTGGTCTATGTCGCCGCCTTCCAGCCGGAGAAGGGAGAGAGCCTTCTCGACCTCGCCGGCTCCAAACCGCCGGCCGGCAACGGCATCAAGCCAACGAAGGATGGCGCGTTCCTTTATCTCGATCCGGCCGTCTTTGGACAAGATTTCGCCAGCGATCTTCCGCG from Agrobacterium tumefaciens carries:
- a CDS encoding cytochrome P460 family protein, producing MKRQIFFAVALSGAAAGFGTVYSSSADTPPVLASPIYGVTLPEGYRDWKFIAPAQEAPPLDELRAVLANDVAFDAYKSGTLPFPDGSILVKFAYKRQQSTEFPPATVPGAATTVQVMVKDSKKYAASHGWGFGRFVNGKPVDAAQHETCLSCHEGNVKDHDFVFTRYAP
- a CDS encoding cytochrome c biogenesis protein DipZ, which produces MMTFLVIAYLGGALTILSPCILPILPFVFARAGQPFLRSTLPLLTGMAATFCAVATLAAVGGSWAISANEYGRLAALALLAIFGVGLISPRAASIITRPVVELGNRLANAAGKPGSVPTIAGSLILGIATGLLWAPCAGPILGLVLTGAALKGANLETSLLLAAYAAGAATSLAVAILIGGRVFAGMKRSLGFSERIRQVLGAAVLAGVTVIALGLDTGFLSQISYASTASFEQQVLDRLHTAKAPEAATAAGASASATAARSELPVEGKAPSLDGAVEWLNSPPLTREQLRGKVVLIDFWTYSCINCIRTIPYVRAWADKYRDQGLVVIGVHAPEFAFEKKIDNVRQAVAGFKIDYPVAIDNDYKIWRAFDNNYWPAHYLIDAKGQIRYHHFGEGNYRQTEEAIQDLLREAGSSASSSAPVSPEATGAEAGADIGHMRSGETYIGYRQAENFASNEAVRADTPRDYSVTTPSLNEWGLSGTWTVGAEAATLDAADGGITYRFSARDLHLVLGPASAGKPVRFQVTIDGHPPGADHGADTDAEGNGVVTSTRLYQLVRQSGTVEARTFAIRFLDPGVQAYAFTFG
- a CDS encoding alpha/beta hydrolase, which produces MHRRLMPKFALAVATALIAFAAQAAEVKNIVIVHGALADGSAWRRTTEILQSRGFNVTIVQEPITSLADDVAATNRVLDLQQGPSLLVGHSYGGMVISEAGNRPDVAGLVYVAAFQPEKGESLLDLAGSKPPAGNGIKPTKDGAFLYLDPAVFGQDFASDLPREDATFMASSQVFAAKAAFAAKVGEPAWKTKKSWSIVATQDRSINPDLERDMAKRAGSAVTEIAASHAVFASQPDKVADVIEQAARQSSK